In a genomic window of Meleagris gallopavo isolate NT-WF06-2002-E0010 breed Aviagen turkey brand Nicholas breeding stock chromosome 1, Turkey_5.1, whole genome shotgun sequence:
- the LOC100550884 gene encoding apovitellenin-1 — protein MVQYRALVIALILLLSTTVPEVHSKSIFERDRRDWLVIPDAVAAYIYEAVNKMSPRAGQFLVDISQTTVVSGTRNFLIRETARLTILAEQLMEKIKNLWYTKVQGY, from the exons ATGGTGCAATACAGGGCATTGGTGATAGCTCTGATTCTGCTCCTTAGCACCACTGTCCCCG AAGTGCACTCAAAGTCCATCTTTGAGAGAGACCGTCGTGACTGGCTGGTCATCCCTGATGCAGTTGCAGCTTATATCTACGAAGCTGTGAACAAGATGTCCCCCAGAGCTGGTCAGTTCTTGGTGGATATTTCCCAGACTACAGTCGTTTCTGGGACCAG GAACTTCCTCATCAGAGAAACAGCTAGACTCACTATACTGGCAGAACAgctgatggaaaaaataaagaacctGTGGTACACAAAAGTGCAAGGCTACTAG